The following proteins come from a genomic window of Thermoproteus sp.:
- a CDS encoding phospholipase D-like domain-containing protein, whose protein sequence is MACRGPVEVVYEPLAHYLRGLGIRGVKSVLLASAFMRYDGVKTIAEALGGVKDAVELKAIFREATPKAYRHLKELGFDARVNERLHAKFYLFTLDDEYLAVIGSSNLSIHGLVANREINVIIKGRLDSPFYRCLRAVFDELWGESRAPSPDDLRRIRLKRAARVKSFIAELDEALRRILAVEIQPGRDRRETIPAIYKGLARFRKKAEEVGLVEEEYVRRYVAEMYGGPGRLSERLAESCREAPGAYLLDVPCLLVYAAYEAVQDAQRRGGGVLFQTGIDFYKAALERAISLAEGAGDAVRQYVYHEYQAVNNDKEYREQVVERKIGAVILPLVLTLPRSCRVDFEKVSNRRVRKVVCM, encoded by the coding sequence GTGGCTTGCCGAGGTCCTGTCGAGGTGGTCTACGAGCCTTTGGCTCACTACCTGCGCGGGCTGGGCATACGCGGCGTGAAGAGCGTGTTGCTGGCGTCTGCATTTATGAGGTACGACGGCGTTAAGACGATCGCAGAGGCTCTCGGCGGCGTTAAGGATGCCGTCGAGCTGAAGGCCATCTTCAGGGAGGCGACCCCCAAGGCGTATAGGCACTTAAAAGAGTTGGGTTTCGACGCGAGGGTAAACGAGAGGCTCCACGCGAAGTTCTACCTCTTCACTCTCGATGACGAGTACCTAGCCGTGATAGGGTCTTCGAACTTGTCAATACACGGCCTCGTAGCCAATAGAGAAATAAACGTGATAATTAAGGGCCGCCTAGACAGCCCCTTTTACAGATGCCTACGGGCCGTGTTCGACGAGCTGTGGGGCGAGTCGAGGGCCCCCTCGCCGGACGACTTGAGGCGTATAAGGCTGAAGAGAGCCGCCAGAGTCAAGTCGTTTATCGCCGAGCTGGACGAGGCGCTGAGGAGGATACTTGCCGTCGAGATCCAGCCGGGCAGGGACAGGCGGGAAACCATACCCGCCATATACAAGGGGCTGGCGAGGTTTAGGAAGAAGGCTGAGGAGGTCGGGCTCGTCGAGGAGGAATACGTCCGGCGCTACGTGGCGGAGATGTACGGCGGCCCTGGTCGGTTAAGCGAGAGGTTGGCGGAGTCGTGTAGAGAGGCGCCGGGAGCGTACCTCCTCGACGTGCCGTGCCTTTTGGTCTACGCCGCATACGAGGCGGTACAAGATGCGCAGAGACGAGGCGGCGGGGTCCTATTTCAGACGGGCATAGACTTCTACAAGGCGGCCCTAGAAAGGGCGATAAGTCTCGCCGAGGGGGCGGGCGATGCCGTGAGGCAGTATGTTTATCATGAATACCAAGCGGTCAATAACGACAAGGAGTACAGAGAGCAAGTAGTGGAGCGCAAAATAGGGGCCGTGATACTCCCTCTGGTCCTAACCCTCCCCCGCAGCTGTAGAGTAGACTTCGAGAAGGTAAGCAATAGGAGAGTGAGGAAGGTAGTGTGTATGTAG
- a CDS encoding twin-arginine translocase TatA/TatE family subunit: MLLFITGQDWLIILIAVVILLIWGPTKLPALARGLGQALHEFRRASQGVVTSEDEEYRKLVEVAKSLGISTEGKTKEQLLEEVNQKVKEMNKKIALG; this comes from the coding sequence ATGCTATTGTTCATAACAGGCCAGGACTGGCTCATAATCCTCATAGCCGTCGTGATCTTGCTCATATGGGGCCCCACCAAACTGCCCGCCCTAGCCAGAGGCCTCGGACAGGCCCTACACGAATTCAGAAGGGCCTCTCAAGGCGTCGTGACCTCTGAGGACGAGGAGTACAGAAAACTCGTCGAGGTAGCCAAAAGCCTCGGCATAAGCACCGAAGGCAAGACCAAAGAGCAGTTGCTAGAAGAAGTCAACCAGAAAGTCAAAGAAATGAACAAAAAGATAGCGCTAGGCTGA
- a CDS encoding molybdenum cofactor guanylyltransferase — protein sequence MIRLVVFAGGQSRRFQRPGEPWVNKCGYPVGGRPMIEAVIEAARGLVDEVYIAPGRNESFGLPVVEDHPQFSGPMAAVVSAAYRFDGTLLFAPCDVPYITPKAFKELLEAKGTAVYVMPNGLVESHIFKAEAEEVRRMAALLARRRGRLDDIFRLSRAVSYLSIAKHGVAPKELHNVNFREDIDASELEASGEFLEDLVLEWDPPLALYLSTGSRDALWAELRTYMEAGLFSMAAHVLEDLAEGNRKLATAARALKELVGIRKERGPTG from the coding sequence ATGATCAGACTTGTTGTTTTTGCCGGCGGCCAATCGCGTCGATTTCAGAGGCCGGGCGAGCCTTGGGTCAACAAATGCGGATATCCAGTGGGAGGGAGGCCCATGATAGAGGCCGTGATAGAGGCCGCGAGGGGTCTCGTGGACGAGGTCTACATAGCGCCGGGGCGGAACGAGTCCTTCGGGCTCCCCGTCGTGGAGGACCACCCACAGTTCTCAGGCCCCATGGCGGCTGTTGTGTCGGCCGCCTATAGGTTCGACGGGACGTTGCTCTTCGCCCCCTGCGATGTGCCGTACATAACGCCTAAGGCCTTCAAGGAGCTGTTGGAGGCGAAGGGCACCGCCGTATATGTAATGCCCAACGGCCTCGTGGAGTCGCACATATTCAAGGCCGAAGCCGAAGAGGTAAGGAGGATGGCCGCCCTTCTGGCCAGAAGGCGGGGGAGGCTAGACGACATATTTAGGCTCTCTAGAGCCGTGTCCTATTTGAGCATAGCGAAACACGGCGTGGCGCCGAAAGAGCTACATAACGTCAACTTCCGTGAAGACATAGATGCCTCCGAGCTGGAGGCCAGCGGGGAATTCCTAGAGGATTTAGTGTTGGAGTGGGACCCCCCGCTGGCGCTCTATCTCTCCACAGGGTCTAGAGATGCCCTCTGGGCCGAGCTCAGAACCTATATGGAGGCCGGGCTTTTCTCTATGGCCGCCCACGTGTTGGAGGACCTGGCCGAAGGCAATAGGAAGCTGGCCACAGCGGCCAGAGCCCTAAAGGAGCTCGTAGGCATAAGGAAGGAGCGAGGGCCGACGGGATGA
- a CDS encoding NAD(P)/FAD-dependent oxidoreductase: MVDVVVIGAGHNGLIASIRLAKAGLDVAVFDKALHPGGLAGYHMLGGVEVGVGAYVVGIMPKEVLSRIGVSLDIKVPDPIAVYELDGQYVRWWRDPTRRVEEFRQWGLGDEISAFWDRLVSLNRAMRKYFFGEPPTERQLLEDPEAADLVRRSARDILAQYLPREFWPMFLYEHLWDEPAYLLAYFNPPEGWGRPVWRGEEGIQALSKALYEAALASGVKAVLGVGVKRIIVEGGAVKGVELDYGKIVEAKAVISTASPIHTLLDLVGEVDKSVRLRLEEASTAAGPYRLNVVLSEAARSRRGLAPYRDSIFQLPMGEMVVEGNKVSVVGQPEIETLETYIENLGKAKAFEFWTPEDYQRAFNARGAYVNHLPLTRDFLFCRPVCGWGYRTPIRGLYLGGAGTWPGGQITGVPGLNAAETVLRDL, encoded by the coding sequence GTGGTCGACGTAGTAGTCATAGGGGCTGGACACAACGGCCTCATAGCCTCCATAAGGCTCGCCAAAGCCGGCCTCGACGTGGCGGTTTTCGACAAAGCCCTCCACCCCGGCGGGCTGGCGGGATATCACATGCTCGGCGGCGTGGAGGTGGGAGTTGGCGCCTACGTCGTGGGGATAATGCCGAAGGAGGTGTTGAGCCGGATAGGCGTAAGTCTCGACATAAAGGTGCCGGACCCCATAGCCGTATACGAGCTCGACGGCCAGTACGTAAGGTGGTGGCGCGACCCCACGAGGCGCGTGGAGGAGTTCAGGCAGTGGGGGCTCGGCGACGAGATATCCGCCTTTTGGGACCGCTTGGTCTCGCTCAATAGGGCCATGCGCAAGTACTTCTTCGGCGAGCCCCCCACGGAGCGACAACTGCTAGAGGACCCGGAGGCCGCCGACTTGGTGAGGAGGAGCGCCAGAGACATCTTGGCGCAGTACCTCCCCCGAGAGTTCTGGCCCATGTTCCTCTACGAACATCTGTGGGACGAGCCGGCGTACCTCCTCGCCTACTTCAACCCGCCGGAGGGCTGGGGGAGGCCCGTATGGAGGGGAGAGGAGGGGATACAGGCGCTCTCGAAGGCGCTGTACGAGGCCGCGCTGGCCTCTGGCGTTAAAGCGGTCTTGGGGGTCGGCGTGAAGAGGATTATAGTCGAGGGGGGTGCGGTCAAGGGCGTGGAGCTGGATTACGGCAAGATCGTAGAGGCCAAGGCCGTCATCTCCACCGCAAGCCCGATACACACCCTCTTGGACCTAGTGGGGGAGGTAGACAAGAGCGTGAGGCTTAGGCTCGAAGAGGCCTCTACGGCCGCGGGGCCGTATAGGCTTAACGTAGTCCTCTCCGAGGCGGCCAGATCGAGGAGGGGCCTCGCCCCCTATCGCGACTCCATATTTCAACTGCCCATGGGCGAAATGGTGGTAGAGGGCAATAAGGTCTCGGTGGTCGGACAGCCCGAAATAGAGACGTTGGAGACCTACATAGAGAATTTGGGCAAGGCGAAGGCCTTCGAGTTCTGGACGCCGGAGGACTACCAGAGGGCGTTCAACGCGAGGGGGGCCTACGTGAACCACCTGCCCCTAACTAGAGACTTCTTGTTCTGCCGGCCTGTATGCGGTTGGGGCTACAGGACGCCGATAAGAGGGCTCTACCTAGGAGGCGCCGGGACTTGGCCCGGCGGGCAGATAACAGGAGTTCCAGGCCTAAACGCGGCGGAGACCGTATTGAGAGACCTATGA
- a CDS encoding class I SAM-dependent methyltransferase has translation MSRLRVVKVRSPFTRQKVPAIFDQADFLGAVVADVGAGYGAKGEYAVRRGARYAVLIDVDETALRERDGLGLDRVVADAHMLPLRDRSADVVIFWNVLQFLHDEERALAEVARTARRLILFSVYNAVSGRRYTWGEFLERAVRLGSLVRWRRLGNVQFQAVIRRED, from the coding sequence GTGTCGCGTCTCCGCGTCGTAAAAGTCAGATCTCCCTTCACTAGGCAGAAGGTGCCCGCAATATTCGACCAGGCGGACTTCCTCGGCGCCGTCGTGGCGGACGTGGGGGCGGGCTACGGGGCCAAGGGCGAATACGCCGTAAGGCGCGGGGCCCGCTACGCGGTCCTCATAGACGTAGACGAGACCGCGTTGAGGGAGAGAGACGGGCTTGGCCTGGACAGGGTGGTCGCCGACGCGCATATGCTCCCCCTAAGAGACCGCTCAGCAGACGTAGTCATCTTCTGGAACGTCCTCCAGTTCCTACACGACGAAGAGAGAGCCCTGGCCGAAGTGGCGAGGACGGCGAGGCGCCTTATCCTCTTCTCTGTGTACAACGCCGTGAGCGGAAGGCGGTATACGTGGGGTGAGTTTTTGGAGAGGGCTGTGAGGCTTGGGTCCCTCGTGAGGTGGAGACGTCTTGGCAATGTTCAGTTCCAGGCTGTGATTCGCCGTGAGGATTGA
- a CDS encoding LysE family translocator — MSLAQFAAGLALGYSLAVPPGPMNALIASWALRGFRHGVAVGAGAMTADFIFMLVTLLLYAEVLSFVNSRYIAIIYLVGSFFLLYIAYKIALARPPEVKNGAASERAIRGYLLGLTLGLANPYQLGWWLTVGLSSISSFGLYWAAGLFSAIATWITSFPAAIRAGWRLNSRGTWLAIKAFSVATLAAFGVYFVYLSLKILI, encoded by the coding sequence ATGAGCCTTGCCCAATTCGCGGCGGGCCTCGCGCTGGGCTACAGCCTCGCGGTGCCGCCGGGGCCCATGAACGCGTTGATAGCTTCGTGGGCCCTCAGGGGCTTTAGGCACGGCGTGGCGGTAGGCGCGGGCGCCATGACGGCCGACTTTATATTCATGTTGGTTACGCTTCTGCTATACGCCGAAGTCCTCTCCTTCGTCAACTCGAGATATATAGCGATTATATATCTAGTGGGGTCCTTCTTCCTGCTGTATATCGCATATAAAATAGCGCTGGCCCGCCCCCCTGAGGTCAAAAACGGCGCGGCGTCTGAGAGGGCAATTAGGGGCTACCTATTGGGGCTAACTTTGGGCTTGGCCAACCCGTACCAGCTCGGCTGGTGGCTGACAGTAGGCCTCAGCTCCATCAGCTCCTTCGGCCTCTATTGGGCGGCCGGGCTCTTTTCGGCCATAGCGACTTGGATAACTTCATTCCCGGCGGCCATTAGGGCCGGGTGGAGGCTCAACAGCAGGGGGACTTGGCTCGCCATAAAGGCGTTTTCGGTCGCCACACTGGCGGCGTTCGGCGTCTATTTCGTATACCTCTCGCTCAAGATATTAATATAG
- a CDS encoding endo-1,4-beta-glucanase, with product MRRYLAVAAAVLIVAILLAIMASRTGGKPQEVLLVPNGTTPVSAISKSPGEMMTAYYIGNGAVMLTPYPWNMKSWSGSVEVSYNGSVVTAKVDVVYTEKYNPYAPVLGYPSLRYGCDPLFGACTQSTPPLKLPTPALNADALMTLEYRVDPGTCNITDFSYDIWLTKGSGLGPGDLELMVWLFYTTPLAQSAPSPYWSYRGSYALPVYINGSPASEHVYAYLHLDQSSWSVLILAFEKPIQGGSVAIPLGDLMKTAEAVLNGTSIDLKALRLSSIDVGLEFDGAPGARLVCSYSVYRWALEGH from the coding sequence ATGAGGAGATACCTAGCGGTTGCGGCCGCAGTCCTTATAGTTGCGATTCTGCTGGCCATTATGGCGTCTAGAACGGGCGGGAAACCCCAAGAGGTCCTGCTCGTGCCCAACGGGACTACGCCGGTGTCTGCGATCTCCAAATCGCCCGGCGAGATGATGACGGCGTATTATATAGGCAACGGCGCCGTCATGTTGACGCCCTACCCCTGGAACATGAAGTCTTGGAGCGGCTCCGTCGAGGTCTCCTACAACGGCTCTGTCGTGACGGCTAAGGTCGACGTGGTCTATACGGAGAAGTACAACCCCTACGCGCCGGTCCTGGGCTACCCCAGCCTACGCTACGGCTGCGACCCGCTATTCGGCGCCTGCACCCAATCGACGCCGCCGCTCAAACTGCCCACGCCGGCGTTAAACGCAGACGCGCTGATGACGTTGGAATATAGGGTAGATCCTGGCACCTGCAATATAACCGACTTCTCCTACGACATCTGGCTCACCAAAGGCTCCGGCCTAGGCCCAGGCGACCTCGAGCTGATGGTCTGGCTCTTCTACACGACTCCTCTCGCCCAGAGCGCGCCGAGTCCCTATTGGAGCTATAGGGGGTCCTACGCCCTCCCGGTATATATAAACGGGTCTCCGGCCAGCGAACACGTCTATGCGTATCTGCATCTAGACCAATCGAGCTGGTCGGTACTCATATTGGCGTTCGAAAAGCCCATACAAGGCGGCTCGGTGGCCATACCTCTAGGCGACCTCATGAAGACAGCCGAGGCCGTTCTGAACGGCACCTCGATAGACCTAAAGGCCCTGCGGCTCTCCTCCATAGATGTAGGCCTCGAGTTCGACGGCGCGCCCGGCGCCAGACTCGTCTGCTCTTACAGTGTGTATAGGTGGGCCCTGGAGGGACATTAG